A part of Scleropages formosus chromosome 3, fSclFor1.1, whole genome shotgun sequence genomic DNA contains:
- the rgs18 gene encoding regulator of G-protein signaling 18 produces the protein METFVFLFPQLNFAAPKEEAYFKILGPDDLPVARMQDNKPRYKEKDKKSRLSLLLTRSGSHENVSPEKKTAKNTNINPEDAFKWGESFEELLNHSDGVETFSQFLRTEFSEENIEFWLACEDYKSTSSETKLLSKAKQIYAVYIEVDAPKEINIDHPTRVAIQQNIRQPTASCFDVAQSKVYSLMKKDCYPRFLSSDIYLRLTKKKAPGATMFRRRSRSCVFNDHGEASADSTVWL, from the exons ATGGAgacatttgtttttctatttcctCAATTGAACTTTGCAGCCCCGAAGGAGGAAGCATATTTCAAAATACTTGGTCCAGACGATTTACCAGTCGCCAGAATGCAAGATAACAAACCCAG gtataaagaaaaggacaaaaagagCAGACTAAGCCTCTTACTCACGAGGTCGGGTTCTCATGAAAACGTCAGCCctgaaaaaaagacagcaaaaaatacaaa CATTAATCCAGAAGATGCTTTCAAATGGGGCGAATCCTTTGAAGAACTACTAAATCATTCAG ATGGAGTGGAAACCTTCAGCCAGTTCCTGAGGACAGAATTTAGTGAGGAGAACATTGAGTTCTGGCTGGCTTGTGAGGACTACAAGAGCACCAGCTCTGAAACTAAACTGCTTTCTAAAGCCAAACAAATCTATGCTGTGTACATAGAGGTGGACGCCCCCAAAGAG ATTAACATTGACCATCCAACCAGGGTGGCAATCCAGCAGAACATTCGTCAGCCCACAGCATCTTGCTTCGATGTGGCACAGAGCAAAGTTTACAGCCTAATGAAAAAGGACTGCTATCCAAGGTTCCTGAGCTCTGACATCTACCTTCGGCTTACTAAGAAGAAAGCCCCCGGTGCCACCATGTTCCGAAGGAGATCCAGGTCCTGTGTTTTCAATGACCATGGTGAAGCTAGCGCTGACTCAACTGTGTGGTTGTAG